The following are from one region of the Actinoplanes sp. L3-i22 genome:
- a CDS encoding MarR family winged helix-turn-helix transcriptional regulator, translating into MPEASNPTDEQRDRLLLGLREHGTVFGELGRQFGARTGLHTTDAAALVEILAAQDRGAPLTQVELSQHIGLTPGATSALLNRLEAAGHVTRTRDSADRRVVTLRPTAGVDAMVDRFFDPLTERMGTMMSRYPPELLAEFSRFLDDVCTTMTAYAQENERSRT; encoded by the coding sequence GTGCCCGAGGCTTCGAACCCCACTGACGAGCAGCGCGATCGGCTGCTGCTGGGGCTACGGGAGCACGGGACGGTCTTCGGGGAGCTCGGTCGCCAGTTCGGCGCGCGGACGGGGCTGCACACCACCGACGCCGCGGCGCTGGTGGAGATCCTCGCGGCGCAGGACCGCGGCGCACCGCTGACCCAGGTCGAGCTCAGTCAGCACATCGGCCTGACCCCGGGAGCGACCTCGGCACTGCTCAACCGGCTCGAAGCCGCCGGCCACGTGACGCGCACACGAGACAGCGCGGACCGGCGGGTGGTCACGCTGCGCCCCACCGCGGGCGTCGACGCGATGGTCGATCGCTTCTTCGACCCGCTCACCGAGCGCATGGGCACGATGATGAGCAGATATCCGCCCGAGTTGCTGGCCGAGTTCAGCCGCTTCCTCGACGACGTGTGCACGACGATGACTGCATACGCGCAGGAAAATGAACGTTCCAGGACCTGA